One genomic segment of Planctopirus limnophila DSM 3776 includes these proteins:
- a CDS encoding ASCH domain-containing protein: protein MRNMSFMLTTQQILDRSKTVTRRLGWKFLKPGELLQACEKCQGLKPGEQLRKLAVIEVVSIRTEPLNAIRDDDVAREGFPDQHWHQFVDMFCEAMACRPTDPVQRIEFKYVDEVAP from the coding sequence ATGAGAAACATGTCGTTCATGCTCACGACTCAGCAGATCCTCGATCGCAGCAAGACGGTCACACGTCGGCTGGGCTGGAAGTTCCTGAAGCCGGGCGAGCTCCTGCAGGCCTGCGAGAAGTGCCAAGGACTCAAGCCAGGCGAGCAGCTCCGCAAGCTGGCAGTGATCGAGGTGGTTTCGATCCGCACTGAGCCACTCAACGCGATCCGGGATGATGATGTTGCCCGGGAAGGATTCCCCGATCAGCACTGGCATCAGTTCGTGGACATGTTCTGCGAGGCCATGGCGTGCCGGCCAACGGATCCAGTCCAGCGGATCGAGTTCAAGTATGTGGACGAGGTGGCACCATGA